The following proteins come from a genomic window of Pseudomonas sp. Z8(2022):
- a CDS encoding DUF1028 domain-containing protein translates to MTFSIIARCPRTGQFGVAAATAMPAVGKLLSHATAGAGAVATQAQVNPYLGLDGLDLLRQGLSAQEALQRLRSSDPCMELRQCALIDARGDTVCWTGDKCIPWAGSLTGEQFSVQGNRLVGPQVLEAVARAYREHERRPLIERLIEALAAGDDCGGDRHGESSAVIYVVDQEQYPLWDIRVDHHLDPIAELRRLHDVFARDVLPEILAMPTRDNPAGKAAEDSV, encoded by the coding sequence ATGACCTTTTCCATCATCGCGCGTTGCCCGCGCACAGGCCAGTTCGGCGTCGCTGCTGCCACCGCCATGCCCGCCGTCGGCAAACTGCTCAGTCATGCCACAGCCGGTGCGGGCGCGGTGGCAACTCAGGCGCAGGTCAATCCCTATCTGGGTCTGGACGGGCTGGACCTGCTGCGTCAGGGGCTCTCGGCGCAGGAAGCACTGCAGCGACTCAGGAGCAGCGATCCCTGCATGGAGCTGCGCCAGTGCGCCCTGATCGACGCCCGCGGCGATACGGTCTGCTGGACTGGCGATAAGTGCATTCCCTGGGCCGGCTCGCTGACTGGCGAGCAATTCTCCGTACAGGGCAATCGCCTGGTCGGCCCGCAGGTGCTGGAGGCGGTCGCTCGCGCCTACCGCGAGCATGAGAGGCGCCCGCTGATCGAGCGCCTGATCGAAGCCCTGGCGGCCGGTGACGACTGCGGCGGCGATCGCCACGGCGAATCCTCGGCGGTGATCTACGTGGTCGATCAGGAGCAGTACCCGCTATGGGACATCCGCGTCGACCATCATCTCGACCCGATAGCGGAATTGCGCCGCCTGCATGATGTATTCGCCCGCGACGTGCTGCCGGAGATTCTCGCCATGCCGACCCGTGAC